A single genomic interval of Armigeres subalbatus isolate Guangzhou_Male chromosome 1, GZ_Asu_2, whole genome shotgun sequence harbors:
- the LOC134206164 gene encoding uncharacterized protein LOC134206164: MSKLFDPLGILGPVVIWAKVFVQQLWKTNWDEPLPIALNGEWESYRLGLAALERFSISRLVKAPGAGASIQLHGFCDASQHAYGACVYIRSTGMDGAIACRLLTAKSRVAPIQTLSIPRLELSSAVLLSQLYQNVVCSLNMTPEAYFWSDSSITLHWLHNPPANYSTFVANRVAEVQRMTKGAPWNHVSGLENPADLISREILEVKPTTLAAVARSVKVPDHTLFCRYSSLTRPFRIAAYCRRFVRHRRSKIAGAGLQVTPFLTTDELQQALIGLVKVVQEDCFSHEIAIVQDGAEADLRKSPLKTLYPFMHDGLPRVGGRLNHSSFSFTRKHPILLPEVHPLTSLLIDSVHKQLLHAGPRAMIAHIREQFWPLHLRNLARRHVNSCLRSYRVRLKSEKQLMGQLPKVRTGSYENSAHSSTINNIISFIPANAPTFGGLWEAAVKSMKNHFRRVVGLDALPSEVMHTFLCQIESCLNSRPLTAVSEDPSDMDALTPGHFLVGSALKSIPEPGLSQIPNYLHQLQQRSKHFSRQPNVLVGKLVLLKEDNLPPLRWSVGRIAAVHPGADGLVRVVKVRLATGAVFDRPIVEVCLLPIDDDPRFASTIGEVSVHASETNSAINLRS, encoded by the exons ATGTCCAAGCTATTCGATCCATTGGGCATTCTTGGTCCAGTGGTAATCTGGGCAAAAGTTTTCGTTCAACAACTGTGGAAAACGAACTGGGACGAACCGCTTCCCATCGCACTCAACGGCGAGTGGGAAAGTTACAGACTTGGTTTAGCAGCTCTTGAACGTTTCTCAATCTCTCGCTTGGTAAAAGCTCCAGGCGCAGGAGCAAGCATACAATTGCACGGATTCTGCGATGCGTCTCAGCATGCCTACGGAGCATGCGTCTACATTCGTAGTACCGGCATGGATGGTGCCATCGCTTGCCGTCTCCTAACCGCCAAATCCCGAGTAGCTCCTATTCAAACCCTGTCGATTCCCCGCTTGGAGCTCAGTTCTGCTGTACTCCTCTCCCAGTTGTACCAAAACGTAGTGTGCAGTCTCAACATGACACCTGAGGCCTACTTTTGGTCTGACTCCTCTATCACTTTACACTGGTTGCACAATCCACCGGCAAACTACAGCACGTTCGTGGCTAATCGAGTCGCGGAAGTTCAACGAATGACTAAAGGAGCCCCCTGGAATCACGTCAGCGGTTTGGAAAATCCGGCAGATCTCATCTCGCGAG aaatcCTCGAAGTAAAACCAACTACGCTTGCAGCAGTCGCACGTTCAGTAAAGGTACCCGATCACACTCTGTTCTGTCGCTACTCGTCACTGACGAGACCTTTTCGCATCGCCGCTTATTGCCGCCGTTTTGTACGGCATCGTCGTTCCAAGATCGCTGGAGCAGGTCTACAAGTTACACCGTTTCTCACCACAGATGAATTGCAACAGGCGCTGATCGGCCTCGTGAAGGTCGTACAAGAAGATTGCTTCAGCCATGAAATCGCTATAGTCCAGGATGGAGCTGAAGCAGATCTAAGAAAATCACCCCTAAAAACTCTGTATCCGTTCATGCACGATGGACTACCCCGTGTCGGTGGCCGGCTGAACCACTCCTCGTTCTCTTTCACCCGCAAGCATCCGATACTTCTACCTGAAGTACACCCACTGACGTCACTACTCATCGACTCAGTGCACAAACAACTCCTCCATGCTGGTCCTCGTGCTATGATAGCACACATTCGTGAGCAATTCTGGCCTTTACATCTCCGTAACTTGGCACGGAGGCATGTCAACTCTTGCTTGCGCAGCTATCGAGTCCGGCTAAAGTCGGAAAAGCAGTTGATGGGCCAGCTTCCGAAG GTGCGGACAGGCAGCTACGAGAACTCTGCTCACAGCTCAACCATCAACAACATCATCAGCTTCATTCCCGCAAACGCACCTACCTTCGGTGGCCTTTGGGAGGCCGCGGTCAAATCCATGAAGAACCACTTCCGGAGAGTTGTGGGTCTCGATGCACTGCCAAGCGAAGTCATGCATACTTTTCTCTGCCAAATCGAAAGCTGTCTCAATTCGCGGCCGTTGACTGCAGTCTCGGAGGATCCTAGCGACATGGACGCCCTCACTCCAGGGCACTTTCTTGTTGGGTCGGCTCTGAAATCCATACCCGAGCCCGGCCTATCCCAAATCCCCA ACTACCTTCACCAGCTTCAGCAACGATCCAAGCATTTCTCCCGACAGCCGAACGTTCTAGTCggcaagttggtactcctgaaaGAAGACAATCTTCCCCCGCTCAGGTGGAGCGTGGGCCGCATTGCAGCAGTACATCCCGGCGCGGATGGACTAGTCCGTGTAGTGAAGGTCAGACTTGCAACCGGCGCTGTATTCGACCGACCGATTGTGGAGGTATGCCTTCTCCCCATCGATGATGACCCTCGTTTCGCCTCCACTATTGGCGAAGTATCTGTCCACGCCAGTGAAACCAATTCTGCTATCAACCTTAGATCTTAA